The proteins below are encoded in one region of Bremerella sp. P1:
- the mdoH gene encoding glucans biosynthesis glucosyltransferase MdoH encodes MSHLSSTTDVGAIFDSFGTDAIGAVFPNANALHEVIPDSDVRAAKLVVSDYLRDLGVTDTDFIAAESKRIVNDALEQLATDPKANGKRLRKVAIRLTVKKLAKWVHAIEVENDANDHRIPAGVIGAHLPDLLSQNPEGFLAESLPDSFVADAKSKRKPVVPQPKPKEMTKQQLPLLPSWGNHLAEMFGLKEIEKPSYDDPARAEENKGCSIFQCFNVTRGLLAFLTIMTTGTAAAVYWETVANTGFFQYPLVGLFVLLFFWIAFSFWTATMGLASILFTKKQKKSLSPEDPAYLAGLPRSAILMPIYNEDTTSVMANLKAVAQSLNSIGAAEKFDLFILSDTTNPDIWLEEERAWAKLVIDLPDSCQVFYRHRPKNISRKAGNIADFCQRWGEHYPYMIVLDADSVMAGETLVEMVRRMENDPKIGILQVPPTPVNRQSFFARTQQFAAQVYGRVFLEGFALWSECDGNYWGHNAIIRIQPFMEHCDLPVLPGSGPLGGEILSHDFVEAALMRRAGWKICLAHDLQGSYEECPTTMLDYAQRDQRWCQGNMQHMGLLLADGFHPASRLHLSMGVMSYLASPLWLVFLTLSLVAAFISGGEEGTAILGAMAGGLFAATMGMLLLPKAYGLIAMYLRPQSTDSPEVRKKAWLSVLLETGIAILIAPIMMLLHSQFVLATLRGKKVKWNAQQRDDTGVTFSDAIMMHWADTLIGLGVTFGLFMTAPAFLFWLAPVLVGLVFSVPLSMILGSLDIGRKLKANDLLVISEEVDNPEVLVAQKDALAKGFREKHHSPNVDPFQLVLEDPAYLVLHLGILRTADREIPVFRDQLMEIQSMVKKEGLKSLPPQVRFQVQNNRYAMEQLHIQVRSQRVPKSALSYR; translated from the coding sequence ATGTCCCATTTAAGTTCAACCACCGATGTCGGTGCCATCTTTGACTCTTTTGGCACGGACGCCATCGGCGCAGTCTTTCCTAATGCGAATGCGCTGCACGAAGTCATTCCGGATTCCGACGTCCGAGCTGCGAAGCTCGTTGTGTCGGACTATCTCCGCGATCTCGGTGTTACCGATACGGACTTCATCGCTGCCGAGAGCAAGCGCATTGTCAACGATGCGCTCGAGCAATTGGCAACCGATCCGAAAGCCAACGGTAAACGACTACGTAAGGTTGCCATTCGACTGACCGTGAAGAAGCTCGCGAAATGGGTTCACGCGATCGAAGTCGAAAATGACGCGAATGACCATCGCATTCCTGCTGGCGTGATCGGTGCCCATTTACCCGATCTGTTGAGCCAGAACCCGGAAGGCTTTCTGGCGGAATCTCTGCCAGACTCTTTCGTTGCCGATGCCAAGTCGAAGCGGAAACCGGTCGTCCCGCAGCCTAAGCCGAAAGAAATGACCAAGCAGCAATTGCCGCTGCTTCCCAGTTGGGGAAACCATCTGGCCGAGATGTTCGGCTTGAAGGAGATCGAAAAGCCGTCGTACGACGACCCGGCTCGTGCGGAAGAGAACAAGGGTTGTTCTATCTTCCAATGCTTTAACGTAACGCGTGGTCTGTTGGCGTTCCTAACGATCATGACGACAGGAACGGCCGCCGCTGTCTATTGGGAAACGGTTGCCAATACTGGCTTCTTCCAATATCCGTTGGTTGGCCTGTTTGTGCTGCTGTTCTTCTGGATTGCGTTCAGCTTCTGGACCGCCACGATGGGGCTCGCTTCGATCTTGTTCACGAAGAAACAAAAGAAGTCGCTCAGCCCCGAAGATCCTGCCTACCTGGCCGGGCTTCCGCGAAGCGCGATCTTGATGCCGATTTATAACGAAGACACTACCAGCGTGATGGCGAACCTCAAAGCGGTCGCTCAATCGCTTAATTCGATTGGTGCCGCAGAGAAGTTCGACTTGTTCATTCTCTCGGATACCACCAATCCTGACATTTGGCTGGAAGAAGAACGGGCCTGGGCCAAGCTGGTGATCGACTTGCCGGACAGCTGCCAGGTCTTCTATCGCCACCGTCCGAAGAACATCAGTCGGAAGGCTGGTAACATCGCCGACTTCTGCCAACGTTGGGGCGAGCACTATCCTTACATGATCGTGCTAGACGCCGACAGCGTGATGGCTGGCGAGACGTTGGTCGAAATGGTTCGCCGGATGGAGAACGATCCGAAAATCGGCATCCTGCAGGTTCCACCAACCCCAGTGAATCGTCAATCATTCTTCGCCCGCACGCAGCAGTTTGCTGCCCAGGTATACGGTCGAGTGTTCCTCGAAGGGTTTGCTCTCTGGTCGGAATGCGACGGCAACTACTGGGGGCATAACGCGATCATTCGGATTCAACCATTCATGGAGCATTGCGATCTGCCGGTCTTGCCAGGCAGCGGCCCCTTGGGTGGTGAGATCCTCAGTCACGACTTTGTCGAAGCAGCGTTGATGCGTCGCGCTGGTTGGAAGATCTGCCTGGCTCACGACCTGCAAGGCAGCTACGAAGAGTGTCCAACGACTATGCTCGACTATGCCCAGCGCGATCAACGCTGGTGCCAAGGAAACATGCAGCACATGGGCTTGCTGCTGGCCGATGGCTTCCATCCCGCCAGCCGTCTGCACTTGAGCATGGGAGTCATGAGCTACCTGGCTTCGCCACTGTGGTTGGTGTTCCTCACCCTTTCGCTGGTCGCTGCATTTATCAGCGGTGGCGAGGAGGGGACCGCAATCCTCGGAGCGATGGCAGGCGGACTTTTTGCCGCGACGATGGGGATGCTGCTATTGCCAAAAGCATACGGCCTGATCGCCATGTATCTGCGGCCACAATCGACCGATTCGCCCGAGGTGCGTAAGAAGGCTTGGCTGAGCGTACTGTTGGAGACGGGCATTGCGATCCTGATTGCCCCCATCATGATGCTGCTTCATAGCCAATTCGTCCTGGCGACCCTGCGTGGAAAGAAGGTGAAGTGGAATGCCCAGCAGCGTGACGACACAGGCGTCACGTTCAGCGATGCGATTATGATGCACTGGGCCGATACACTGATTGGCTTGGGAGTCACATTTGGGCTATTCATGACTGCCCCGGCGTTCCTGTTCTGGCTCGCGCCGGTTCTGGTAGGTCTTGTCTTCTCGGTGCCTCTTTCGATGATCTTGGGGAGCCTTGATATCGGTCGAAAGTTGAAAGCGAACGACTTGTTGGTTATCAGTGAAGAGGTTGATAATCCTGAAGTTTTGGTCGCACAGAAAGACGCCTTGGCAAAGGGCTTTCGCGAAAAGCACCATTCACCCAACGTCGATCCTTTTCAACTGGTTCTGGAAGACCCTGCATACCTTGTCCTTCATTTGGGCATCTTGCGTACTGCCGATCGAGAGATCCCGGTCTTTCGTGACCAACTGATGGAAATCCAATCGATGGTGAAGAAGGAGGGCCTGAAGTCGCTGCCTCCTCAGGTTCGATTCCAGGTTCAGAACAACCGATACGCGATGGAGCAATTGCACATCCAAGTGCGATCGCAACGCGTACCCAAATCGGCTCTGTCGTACCGCTAG
- a CDS encoding DUF1559 domain-containing protein encodes MNRNSTSPKGFTLVELLVVIAIIGVLIALLLPAVQQAREAARRSQCVNHLKQLGLAMHNYESTFGIFPYGHQTEVSGNTHRRDCWYQRILPFIEQKALSDAYEEDPGEYVMHVNSNIKKAEVYTLTCPSDPSSPGHGGSGDSISFQGNYAMSCGPGTISYDNSTNPATINVTDRNITGTDPGGMFYRESDNTFRDCTDGSSNTLMAVEGIIRRSGVSSWGETGGYWGGAPHGSFGISVAETPNTSVADRLYSCSVTSVPGAPSDAPCENGNSGGLSGRWNFARSYHPGGVNGVMVDGSVHFFTDTINRQTWLRLGLRGDGQVVGEY; translated from the coding sequence ATGAATCGAAACTCTACGTCCCCCAAAGGATTCACCCTGGTCGAACTCTTGGTGGTGATCGCCATCATCGGTGTTCTCATCGCATTGCTCTTACCGGCCGTTCAACAGGCTCGGGAAGCAGCCCGAAGATCTCAATGCGTGAACCATCTGAAGCAGCTTGGCTTGGCCATGCACAACTACGAAAGCACATTCGGAATCTTTCCCTACGGACATCAAACCGAAGTCAGTGGAAACACGCATCGTCGGGATTGTTGGTATCAACGTATTCTTCCATTCATTGAACAAAAGGCACTGTCCGATGCCTACGAAGAAGATCCCGGCGAATACGTGATGCACGTAAATAGCAACATCAAGAAAGCCGAGGTCTACACGCTGACGTGTCCTTCCGATCCTAGTTCCCCCGGTCACGGTGGCTCTGGTGATTCGATCAGCTTCCAAGGCAACTACGCGATGTCTTGTGGCCCAGGAACGATCTCCTATGACAACTCGACAAATCCTGCGACGATCAACGTTACCGACCGCAACATAACCGGCACCGATCCTGGCGGCATGTTCTACCGCGAGTCAGACAATACGTTCCGCGATTGCACCGATGGTTCCAGCAACACTCTCATGGCTGTCGAAGGCATCATTCGACGAAGCGGAGTTTCATCGTGGGGTGAAACGGGTGGCTACTGGGGCGGTGCTCCGCACGGCTCGTTTGGTATCTCCGTAGCGGAAACGCCGAACACCAGCGTGGCCGACCGACTTTATTCCTGCTCAGTAACATCAGTACCAGGGGCACCAAGCGATGCTCCTTGCGAAAACGGAAATTCCGGAGGGCTTTCTGGTCGCTGGAACTTCGCTCGCAGTTACCATCCTGGCGGTGTGAATGGCGTGATGGTCGATGGCTCGGTCCATTTCTTCACCGACACGATCAACCGTCAGACATGGTTGAGGTTGGGTCTCCGTGGCGATGGCCAAGTGGTTGGCGAGTATTAA
- a CDS encoding nucleoside deaminase translates to MDPFFQVAIEEAKKGLQEGGIPIGSALVVDGKLRSQGHNQRVQKGSAILHAEMHCLEEAGRLTPSEYRNSVLYTTLSPCDMCSGTALLYKIPKIVVGENLTFQGPESYLRSRGVELVILDDAECKALMDEFIAANPQLWNEDIGEV, encoded by the coding sequence ATGGATCCGTTCTTTCAGGTAGCCATCGAGGAGGCCAAGAAGGGCTTACAAGAGGGGGGCATCCCGATTGGTTCTGCGCTGGTCGTCGACGGCAAGTTGCGTAGCCAGGGACACAATCAACGTGTTCAGAAAGGAAGCGCCATCCTGCACGCCGAGATGCACTGCCTGGAAGAAGCAGGCCGACTGACGCCCAGTGAGTATCGCAACTCGGTTCTCTATACGACCCTTTCTCCGTGCGATATGTGCAGCGGCACTGCCCTGCTCTACAAGATTCCCAAGATCGTGGTCGGCGAAAACCTGACCTTCCAAGGTCCTGAGTCTTATCTACGAAGCCGCGGGGTAGAACTCGTCATCCTGGACGACGCGGAGTGCAAAGCATTAATGGACGAGTTCATTGCTGCGAACCCTCAATTGTGGAATGAAGACATCGGCGAAGTTTAA
- a CDS encoding metallophosphoesterase family protein, with protein sequence MKSIFTAQSFLWFGFLLLGSVSAQEKPMTDTPNLVHERHMHHHNHHHETEKPTDKRFFTTRSSQVMLPLPNEQDAFVFAVFGDRTGGPKEGVNVLADAVRDVNLIEPDLVMTVGDLINGYNGTEEWLGQMREFKAIMKELLCPWFPVAGNHDVYWRPLNDPTMPKTQHDEHYEMHFGPLWYSFQHKNCNFIVIYSDEGDPETGEKNFQKANAQKISEDQFAFLKEAIERGKENDHQFIFLHHPRWLGGNYGNDWKERVHPLLKDAGNVTAVFAGHIHYMRYDPQDGIEYVTLATVGGGQSSKVPEAGYLHQYHLVTVRPKQVAMAAFPVGEAMDVREITSELQQQAIKLAQQKPKVSTTLAPAGEDLHEGSITTVIDNPTERPIDFTLTPASRDSRWTISPNHTHGRVKPGESQKITFHVTYRGKMDDDAFHGIELVLDQDFLAKTTRYAIPQVRTAVEFAKSE encoded by the coding sequence ATGAAAAGCATATTCACGGCACAAAGTTTCCTATGGTTTGGCTTTCTTCTACTGGGCAGCGTTAGCGCCCAAGAGAAGCCGATGACCGACACACCCAATCTGGTGCATGAACGCCACATGCACCATCACAACCATCATCACGAAACGGAAAAGCCAACGGATAAGCGTTTTTTCACAACGCGTTCCAGCCAGGTCATGTTGCCTCTTCCTAACGAGCAAGATGCATTCGTGTTTGCCGTGTTTGGCGATCGCACCGGCGGCCCCAAGGAAGGTGTCAATGTGCTTGCCGATGCCGTCCGCGACGTCAACTTAATTGAGCCAGACCTGGTGATGACCGTGGGCGACTTGATCAACGGTTATAACGGAACCGAAGAGTGGCTCGGACAGATGCGCGAGTTCAAGGCGATCATGAAAGAACTGCTTTGCCCCTGGTTCCCGGTCGCTGGCAATCACGACGTCTATTGGCGTCCGCTAAACGACCCGACGATGCCAAAGACGCAGCATGATGAGCATTACGAAATGCATTTCGGTCCGCTGTGGTACTCGTTCCAGCACAAGAATTGTAACTTCATCGTCATCTACTCCGACGAAGGTGATCCCGAGACCGGCGAAAAGAATTTCCAAAAGGCGAATGCCCAGAAGATCAGCGAAGATCAGTTTGCCTTTCTCAAGGAAGCGATTGAGCGAGGTAAGGAGAACGATCATCAATTCATCTTCCTGCATCACCCACGTTGGTTGGGCGGTAACTACGGAAACGATTGGAAAGAACGCGTGCACCCACTGCTCAAGGATGCAGGCAACGTGACCGCTGTTTTCGCAGGCCATATCCATTACATGCGATATGACCCACAAGACGGCATCGAGTACGTCACCCTGGCCACCGTCGGTGGCGGACAATCCAGCAAGGTGCCGGAGGCAGGCTACTTGCATCAGTATCATCTGGTGACTGTCCGTCCCAAGCAAGTTGCGATGGCTGCTTTTCCCGTGGGTGAAGCCATGGACGTTCGCGAGATCACGTCCGAACTCCAGCAGCAAGCGATCAAACTGGCCCAGCAGAAGCCGAAAGTCTCGACAACGCTCGCTCCGGCCGGGGAAGATCTTCACGAAGGCTCGATCACCACGGTGATCGACAACCCAACCGAGCGTCCGATCGACTTCACCCTGACCCCAGCGAGCCGCGACTCACGGTGGACGATCTCCCCCAATCACACTCACGGCCGCGTGAAACCAGGCGAGTCACAGAAGATCACCTTCCACGTAACGTACCGTGGCAAGATGGATGACGATGCATTCCATGGAATCGAGTTAGTCCTTGATCAGGACTTCCTGGCTAAGACAACACGCTACGCGATTCCCCAGGTGCGTACGGCTGTGGAGTTTGCGAAGTCGGAATAG
- a CDS encoding thioredoxin family protein — translation MQKAIVVIVAMLSFAAPVVLTFATYSSGGFSPAEDVAPRDLPGKILFFSAGWCPACRRAEPAYQELRNAGYPIRKVNVDSNSTLAQKYGIRSIPQFVYVVNGEEKRRVSGSASASRLKRMYRGGW, via the coding sequence ATGCAGAAGGCAATCGTCGTTATCGTGGCAATGCTTAGCTTTGCCGCACCGGTCGTGTTAACGTTCGCTACCTATTCATCCGGCGGGTTCTCGCCAGCCGAGGATGTTGCACCGCGCGATCTGCCTGGAAAGATTCTCTTCTTCTCCGCCGGCTGGTGTCCTGCTTGCCGCCGGGCAGAACCGGCCTATCAGGAACTTCGTAACGCCGGTTATCCGATCCGAAAAGTGAATGTCGACTCGAATTCGACGTTAGCCCAGAAGTACGGGATTCGGTCGATTCCTCAGTTTGTCTACGTCGTCAATGGTGAAGAGAAACGCCGAGTGAGCGGTTCAGCCTCTGCTTCCCGTCTAAAGCGTATGTACCGCGGCGGCTGGTAG
- a CDS encoding sulfatase: MRSYWIGIVGTLMVTIASSLMAADVAPKQPNVLFIAVDDLNHWVGHLGRNPQTKTPNIDRLAAMGVTFTNANCAAPACNPSRAALMSGLRPSTTGCYDNGQDWTPVIPKGKTLTTQFLKAGYNVFGAGKIYHGSQHRDGEWTEYFQKNNPKLTLDASAKNDGVGGIKFGPLSNPDSDMPDHLVVDYALEKLGQTHDKPFFLAVGLVKPHMPWSVPFSHFEKFPLDAIELPPHQKNDLADVPSAGIKMAKPEGDHAKMLQSGRWKEAVQAYLATIHFTDMQVGRLIDGLEESKYKDNTVVVLWGDHGWHLGEKEHWRKFALWEEACRAPLIWVAPGVTKQGAVCNRPVDFMTIYPTLCDLAAIKVPTHVEGPSIKSLLIAPDSAWEQPALTTFRRQNHSLRSEQYRYIRYADGSEELYDHDADPYEWKNLASDSKYDELKQSFQQYLPKTNVPELPRNAGKKKKGKTAA, from the coding sequence ATGCGTTCCTACTGGATCGGTATTGTTGGCACCTTGATGGTGACGATCGCTTCTTCCTTGATGGCTGCCGATGTGGCTCCCAAGCAACCGAACGTTTTGTTCATTGCTGTCGATGACTTGAATCATTGGGTAGGGCATCTGGGGCGTAATCCACAGACGAAAACGCCTAACATTGACCGACTTGCGGCGATGGGCGTGACGTTCACCAACGCAAACTGCGCGGCCCCGGCTTGTAATCCATCGCGGGCAGCTTTGATGTCGGGTCTGCGTCCCAGCACTACCGGTTGCTATGACAACGGCCAAGATTGGACGCCAGTAATTCCGAAGGGAAAGACGCTCACAACTCAGTTTCTCAAAGCAGGCTACAACGTCTTTGGGGCGGGCAAGATCTACCATGGTAGCCAACATCGTGATGGGGAATGGACGGAGTATTTCCAGAAGAATAACCCCAAGCTAACGCTAGATGCTTCGGCGAAGAACGATGGTGTCGGTGGGATCAAGTTTGGGCCTCTCTCCAATCCCGATAGCGACATGCCAGATCACCTGGTGGTCGACTATGCCTTGGAAAAACTCGGCCAAACGCATGATAAGCCATTCTTTCTGGCCGTCGGACTTGTGAAGCCACACATGCCTTGGAGCGTTCCGTTCAGTCATTTCGAGAAGTTCCCGCTCGATGCGATCGAGTTGCCTCCTCATCAAAAGAACGACCTGGCCGATGTTCCCAGTGCCGGAATCAAAATGGCCAAGCCCGAAGGGGACCACGCTAAGATGCTTCAGTCAGGGCGATGGAAGGAAGCCGTTCAGGCCTACCTGGCAACTATTCACTTCACCGATATGCAGGTCGGAAGGCTGATCGATGGATTAGAGGAGTCGAAGTACAAAGACAACACGGTTGTCGTCCTCTGGGGCGATCATGGCTGGCATCTTGGTGAAAAAGAGCATTGGCGAAAGTTTGCTTTGTGGGAAGAGGCTTGTCGGGCACCCTTGATCTGGGTGGCACCAGGGGTGACGAAGCAAGGTGCTGTCTGTAATCGTCCGGTCGATTTCATGACGATCTATCCAACGTTATGCGACCTTGCCGCGATCAAAGTCCCTACCCATGTCGAAGGACCGAGTATCAAGTCGTTGCTTATTGCCCCAGATAGTGCTTGGGAGCAGCCAGCGTTGACAACGTTCCGTCGTCAAAACCACAGCTTGCGAAGTGAGCAGTATCGCTACATCCGCTATGCCGATGGCAGCGAGGAACTGTACGATCACGATGCTGATCCTTACGAGTGGAAGAACTTGGCAAGCGATTCGAAGTACGACGAACTCAAGCAATCGTTTCAGCAGTATCTACCGAAAACAAACGTGCCTGAGTTGCCCAGGAACGCCGGTAAGAAGAAAAAGGGAAAAACTGCTGCGTAA
- a CDS encoding YegJ family protein: MRTVFGFLLLTVFLWGCSSKPDTLIADGYDEQEMEAAIAEAQSTVDRFIEALESGEGESFAVKAPIEDKGQVEHFWVTGVKFDSGQFTGTIDNDPGLVTNVQAGQEWTIAKDDISDWMYMRDGKIYGNYTMRPLLKTLPEEEAAEFRAMLAEP, encoded by the coding sequence ATGCGCACAGTCTTTGGTTTTCTGTTGTTGACTGTCTTCCTTTGGGGATGTAGTTCAAAGCCCGATACGTTGATTGCAGATGGCTATGATGAGCAAGAAATGGAAGCCGCCATCGCCGAGGCACAATCAACCGTCGATCGATTTATCGAGGCATTGGAAAGTGGCGAGGGAGAAAGCTTTGCCGTAAAAGCCCCGATCGAAGACAAGGGTCAGGTGGAACACTTCTGGGTTACCGGGGTGAAGTTCGACAGTGGGCAGTTCACCGGAACCATTGACAATGATCCTGGCCTCGTGACCAACGTCCAGGCTGGCCAAGAGTGGACGATTGCCAAAGACGACATCTCGGACTGGATGTACATGCGGGATGGCAAGATCTATGGAAACTACACCATGCGTCCTCTACTTAAGACTTTGCCTGAGGAAGAAGCGGCCGAGTTTCGTGCCATGTTAGCCGAACCCTAA
- a CDS encoding sugar phosphate isomerase/epimerase family protein yields MNTIANNLIASRRNFLGLAAGASMIPLSQALQAQDTKPGDESGARKTSPIVLSTYSLWRFRNDDLRDFHKCIDLADEYGFDGVELLLYQLQQNEMLSHSKMMSYKRHALRLGLPLVGLSTHQGFVTPDREKRKENIDRTIGQIEIAYQFGIPVMRVNTGTWGTSGSFDELMANRGIESPLEGYTDEDAFPWVIEALEKCLPTAEKCGVVLALENHWGLGLTPEGILRIVNAIDSPWLQICTDTGNFLDDPYDRLEKIAPQTIFVQAKTYYGGGQWYTLDLDYDRIGDILRKHDYRGYISLEFEGMEDYQTAIPQSLALLRKAFARA; encoded by the coding sequence ATGAACACGATTGCTAATAATTTGATTGCCTCACGACGAAACTTTCTGGGACTTGCCGCGGGCGCATCGATGATTCCCCTGAGCCAGGCCTTGCAGGCACAAGACACAAAGCCCGGTGACGAGAGCGGCGCACGCAAGACTTCGCCGATTGTTCTTTCGACGTACTCGCTTTGGCGATTTCGTAATGATGATCTGCGAGACTTCCATAAGTGCATCGATCTTGCGGACGAGTACGGTTTCGATGGTGTCGAGCTGCTGCTGTATCAACTTCAGCAGAATGAGATGCTGAGTCACTCGAAGATGATGTCGTACAAGCGACATGCTTTGCGTTTGGGGCTGCCGCTGGTTGGGCTTTCGACGCATCAAGGTTTCGTGACGCCGGATCGGGAGAAGCGAAAAGAGAATATCGATCGAACGATTGGGCAAATCGAAATTGCCTACCAGTTTGGAATTCCCGTAATGCGAGTGAACACGGGTACCTGGGGGACGTCAGGCAGCTTCGACGAGTTGATGGCCAACCGTGGCATTGAATCGCCGCTCGAAGGATACACGGATGAAGATGCGTTTCCTTGGGTGATTGAAGCGTTGGAGAAGTGCCTTCCCACCGCCGAGAAGTGTGGTGTTGTGTTGGCGCTCGAGAATCACTGGGGATTGGGGCTGACTCCTGAGGGCATTCTGAGGATCGTCAACGCGATTGATTCGCCTTGGCTGCAGATCTGTACCGACACCGGCAACTTCCTTGACGATCCGTACGATCGTCTCGAAAAGATCGCTCCTCAAACAATTTTTGTCCAAGCGAAGACGTATTACGGGGGAGGGCAGTGGTATACGCTCGATCTCGATTACGACCGCATTGGCGACATTCTGCGAAAGCATGATTATCGCGGCTATATCTCTCTCGAATTCGAGGGCATGGAAGACTACCAGACAGCCATCCCGCAGAGTTTGGCGCTCTTGCGAAAGGCCTTCGCTCGAGCCTAG